One window from the genome of Spirosoma rhododendri encodes:
- a CDS encoding NAD(P)/FAD-dependent oxidoreductase: protein MNPNIPKTDLKRVVIVGAGFGGLKLARRLVDMPEFQVVLINKNNFHEFQPLYYQVATAGLEANSILFPLRAIFGDRKNFHIRVTNVTSVRPADKAIDTELGPVDYDYLVIATGADTNFFNQQNIINNAMPMKSVGEAIALRNRMLQNFEDALSVETLDEKEGFMDVVVVGGGPTGVELCGTLAEMRKTVLPRDYPELDFRMMDIHLIESGGELLGPMSVESQQHALTYLQELGVNVRLNTRVLDFDGRIVTINDGTTLRTNNLIWAAGVKASPLAGLPSEVLGRGGRLLVDRYSRVKDVPDVFAIGDVALMAEEKWPNGHPQIAQPAIQQGKQLAKNLRRWAKGQEPEEFTYKDLGSMATIGRGLAVVDLPFFKFQGFFAWLTWLFVHLMAIVGVKNRLFIFINWMTNYLTYKNDLRLIIRPKLPRNVMVALEEKMTNHAEPTKS, encoded by the coding sequence ATGAATCCAAACATACCGAAAACAGACCTGAAGCGGGTCGTGATTGTGGGCGCCGGTTTTGGCGGTCTGAAACTGGCCCGCCGACTGGTGGATATGCCGGAGTTTCAGGTGGTGCTGATTAATAAAAACAACTTCCACGAGTTTCAGCCGCTGTATTATCAGGTAGCTACGGCGGGTCTGGAAGCCAACTCGATCCTGTTTCCGCTGCGGGCCATATTCGGCGACAGAAAAAACTTTCACATCCGGGTTACCAACGTCACTAGCGTTCGCCCGGCCGACAAAGCGATTGATACCGAACTCGGCCCGGTCGACTACGATTATCTGGTGATCGCGACGGGGGCCGACACCAATTTCTTCAATCAGCAGAACATCATCAATAATGCGATGCCGATGAAATCGGTGGGCGAGGCTATCGCCCTGCGCAACCGGATGCTGCAAAACTTTGAGGATGCGCTGAGTGTCGAGACGCTGGACGAGAAAGAAGGATTTATGGATGTTGTGGTCGTTGGCGGTGGCCCGACGGGCGTGGAACTGTGCGGGACGCTGGCCGAAATGCGCAAAACAGTGCTGCCCCGCGACTACCCCGAACTCGACTTTCGCATGATGGATATTCACCTGATCGAGTCGGGTGGGGAACTGCTGGGGCCGATGTCGGTTGAGTCGCAGCAACACGCGCTGACGTACTTGCAGGAACTGGGTGTGAACGTCCGGCTCAATACGCGGGTGCTGGACTTCGACGGTCGGATCGTAACGATTAACGACGGCACGACGCTGCGCACCAACAACCTGATCTGGGCGGCTGGCGTGAAGGCAAGCCCGCTGGCGGGTCTGCCGAGCGAGGTGCTCGGGCGCGGTGGGCGCTTACTGGTCGACCGATACAGCCGGGTTAAAGACGTACCCGATGTGTTCGCCATTGGCGACGTTGCGCTGATGGCCGAAGAAAAATGGCCCAACGGTCATCCGCAGATTGCCCAGCCTGCCATTCAGCAGGGCAAGCAACTGGCCAAAAACCTGCGCCGGTGGGCGAAAGGGCAGGAGCCGGAGGAGTTTACGTATAAGGATCTGGGTAGCATGGCCACGATTGGTCGGGGGCTTGCCGTGGTCGACCTGCCATTTTTTAAGTTTCAGGGATTTTTTGCCTGGCTGACCTGGTTGTTCGTTCACCTGATGGCTATCGTAGGCGTGAAAAACCGGCTATTTATTTTCATCAACTGGATGACTAACTACCTGACGTACAAGAACGATCTGCGGCTCATTATCCGGCCAAAGCTGCCCCGGAATGTTATGGTTGCGCTGGAGGAGAAGATGACAAACCACGCCGAACCGACTAAATCCTGA
- the rfaE2 gene encoding D-glycero-beta-D-manno-heptose 1-phosphate adenylyltransferase, whose translation MTESKILTREQAVAQADAWRADGQAIVFTNGCFDIVHLGHIDYLEKARNLGQRMILGLNTDASVSRIKGPLRPVVNEYARARLMAALEFVDAVTLFDEPTPLELIEAVRPDILVKGNDYSISTIVGADFVLGNGGRVETVALVPGYSTTSLIARIKESF comes from the coding sequence ATGACTGAATCAAAGATTTTAACCCGTGAGCAGGCCGTTGCACAGGCCGATGCCTGGCGTGCCGACGGTCAGGCCATTGTCTTCACCAACGGCTGTTTCGACATTGTCCATCTCGGCCACATCGACTATCTCGAAAAAGCCCGGAACCTAGGTCAGCGCATGATTCTGGGTCTGAACACCGACGCATCTGTGAGCCGGATCAAAGGGCCGCTGCGCCCGGTTGTGAACGAGTACGCCCGCGCCCGGCTGATGGCCGCGCTGGAATTTGTCGACGCCGTTACCTTGTTTGATGAACCGACTCCGCTGGAATTGATCGAAGCCGTCCGGCCCGATATTCTGGTGAAGGGCAACGACTATTCAATCAGTACGATTGTTGGAGCCGATTTTGTACTGGGCAACGGTGGCCGCGTCGAAACGGTTGCACTGGTTCCGGGCTACTCCACGACCTCGCTGATTGCCCGGATCAAAGAAAGTTTCTAG
- a CDS encoding TapB family protein has protein sequence MKFLTISLLVVLSSVTCRAQSCLGFTFKTGTTYELATFSGKDKPTGRINYHIDNVKAQGGSTTLDITATFSDEAGKQRSPYTIHYTCTGNELIADMSGMIQGMSGLGSRDMEMKLKANRLAYPGKLSVGNKLSDGQMEAEMLSGGNTMMTMNMTMTNRQVDSQESITTPAGTFNAYKITADVSLDNRAIGIPIRSSLKTVSYRTNDLLFDVKSETYNKNGKLMGYTLLNKIN, from the coding sequence ATGAAATTTCTCACCATCAGTTTGCTCGTCGTTCTTTCGTCGGTTACGTGCCGCGCTCAGTCATGCCTGGGGTTTACGTTTAAAACCGGTACGACCTATGAACTGGCTACCTTCAGCGGCAAAGACAAACCAACGGGCCGTATCAACTACCACATCGACAATGTGAAGGCGCAGGGCGGCAGTACAACACTGGATATTACCGCCACCTTCTCCGACGAAGCCGGCAAGCAACGATCGCCCTACACGATCCATTACACCTGTACGGGCAACGAGCTGATCGCCGATATGTCGGGGATGATACAGGGAATGTCGGGGCTGGGGTCGAGAGACATGGAGATGAAGCTGAAAGCCAATCGGCTGGCTTATCCCGGCAAACTGAGCGTTGGCAATAAGCTTTCCGATGGACAGATGGAAGCGGAAATGCTCAGCGGTGGCAACACGATGATGACGATGAATATGACCATGACCAACCGGCAGGTCGACAGTCAGGAATCCATCACAACCCCGGCCGGGACGTTCAACGCATACAAAATCACAGCCGATGTGTCGCTCGACAACCGGGCGATAGGAATCCCCATCCGGTCGAGCCTGAAAACGGTTAGCTACCGGACCAATGATCTGCTGTTCGACGTGAAGTCGGAGACGTATAACAAGAACGGCAAGCTGATGGGGTACACCCTGCTGAACAAAATCAACTGA
- a CDS encoding MerC domain-containing protein, producing the protein MKFDFLTRKADYVGITGSVLCLIHCIATPVLLMSSRLLQTNDQLRIGYLSLDYVFIAVNIAAVYFATRHYASAAVRRALWGFLSLFTASVLLEDVNEIFEYISYVASAGLMLTHLVNIRQHRLQHAH; encoded by the coding sequence ATGAAGTTCGATTTCCTGACCCGTAAAGCTGATTATGTAGGCATCACCGGCTCGGTGCTATGCCTGATTCATTGCATTGCGACGCCCGTACTGCTGATGAGTTCGCGGCTGCTGCAAACCAACGATCAGCTACGGATCGGGTACCTGAGTCTGGACTATGTTTTCATCGCTGTCAACATAGCGGCTGTCTACTTCGCCACCCGCCATTACGCATCGGCAGCCGTTCGCCGGGCATTGTGGGGCTTTCTGAGCCTATTTACGGCCTCGGTTCTGCTGGAAGACGTCAACGAAATTTTTGAATACATCAGCTATGTGGCATCGGCCGGGCTTATGCTGACGCACCTCGTCAATATTCGCCAACACCGATTGCAGCACGCGCATTGA
- a CDS encoding MbnP family protein — MLRSLLIPMLVAALFIWGFLSCHQNDVAATQTGTLQLRFDNVVGPDNLVLNTSTYQNAAGESFNVSKFNYFVSNIRLRRSDGTDYTVPQDKNYFLVEEERPASQTLALTGIPVGTYTGIGFLIGVDSVRSLADISLRTGVLDPGTTDHDPMYWDWNSGYIFMKLEGTSSVAPAAQNHLFQYHIGGFGGGYDGKKTINNLRSVALPFGSDQLVIGSSMTPIIDFRTDALQIFNGATKLSIAQNSSVMFTPLSGSIANNYAGMFSYKRVTAGSK; from the coding sequence ATGCTTCGTTCGCTGCTGATTCCGATGCTGGTAGCCGCCCTGTTCATCTGGGGCTTTTTGTCGTGCCACCAAAACGACGTGGCCGCGACGCAGACGGGTACACTGCAACTCCGTTTCGACAATGTCGTCGGGCCGGATAATCTCGTACTTAACACCAGCACCTACCAGAATGCAGCGGGCGAATCGTTCAACGTCAGCAAGTTCAATTACTTCGTCAGTAACATTCGGCTGCGTCGGTCCGACGGAACGGATTACACGGTGCCGCAGGACAAAAACTATTTCTTGGTCGAGGAAGAACGCCCGGCCTCGCAAACACTGGCGCTGACGGGCATTCCGGTCGGGACGTATACCGGCATCGGCTTTCTGATTGGCGTCGACAGTGTGCGGAGCTTGGCCGATATCAGCCTGCGCACGGGCGTCCTCGATCCGGGTACAACCGACCATGACCCAATGTATTGGGACTGGAACTCGGGTTATATATTCATGAAACTGGAAGGTACCTCGTCGGTAGCACCGGCCGCGCAGAACCACCTGTTTCAGTATCATATCGGCGGCTTTGGTGGGGGCTACGACGGCAAGAAAACGATTAACAACCTGCGGTCGGTGGCCTTGCCGTTCGGGTCGGATCAGCTGGTGATCGGTAGCAGCATGACGCCGATTATTGATTTCCGGACCGATGCCCTGCAAATTTTCAACGGGGCAACGAAGCTGAGCATCGCGCAAAATTCGTCAGTGATGTTTACGCCCCTATCGGGAAGCATTGCGAACAACTACGCCGGCATGTTCAGCTACAAGCGCGTAACGGCGGGCAGTAAGTAA
- the panD gene encoding aspartate 1-decarboxylase codes for MFLTMLKSKLHRVRVTQAELNYVGSITIDEDLMDAAGLLENEQVHIVNNNNGERLITYVIKGERGSGIICLNGAAARRAQVGDIIIIIAYTMLSDEEARTHKPTVVFPDENNRLVNG; via the coding sequence ATGTTTCTTACAATGCTGAAGTCCAAGCTTCACCGGGTGCGCGTCACGCAGGCGGAGCTTAATTATGTCGGTAGTATCACCATCGACGAAGACCTCATGGATGCTGCCGGACTGCTTGAAAATGAGCAGGTTCACATCGTCAACAACAACAACGGCGAACGGCTTATTACCTACGTCATCAAGGGCGAGCGCGGGTCGGGCATCATCTGCCTCAACGGTGCCGCTGCCCGGCGGGCGCAGGTTGGCGACATCATCATCATCATTGCGTATACGATGCTGAGCGACGAGGAAGCCCGCACCCACAAACCAACCGTCGTTTTTCCCGACGAAAACAATCGGCTGGTAAACGGCTAA
- a CDS encoding cytochrome-c peroxidase, giving the protein MKHLRQIGLVVSVALFGLAIACQTKPGSDPTPEPSPNPPTTGVTYQTTPVPFRQPANFPAALYNLNSNPQTAEGIALGKALFYDNHLSGDTTVNCGFCHQQFAGFAHSDHALSHGVKDRIGTRNVPSLQNMAWYREFFWDGSVTSLDELPMAPIARHDEMDLPFADALKRVQTSAKYPPMFKAAFGSDTVTTARFLKAISQFVLTLVSADSRYDKYVRKEAGGDLTADELAGLNLFQQNCAGCHATDLFTDRSYRNNGLPANSINDQGRYTITLQESDRLKFRVPSLRNIERTFPYMHDGRFLTLEQVMKHYANGGVTDSPTLDPLLKQNGKLGIALTATQQTQLIAFLKTLTDNTFLSNRAFAAN; this is encoded by the coding sequence ATGAAACATCTTCGGCAGATTGGTTTAGTGGTGAGTGTGGCGCTGTTTGGGCTGGCGATTGCCTGTCAGACCAAACCCGGCAGCGACCCTACGCCCGAGCCATCGCCGAATCCACCCACTACAGGCGTTACTTACCAGACAACGCCCGTCCCGTTTCGGCAACCAGCCAATTTTCCGGCTGCGCTCTACAACCTGAACAGCAATCCACAAACGGCTGAGGGGATTGCGCTGGGTAAAGCGTTGTTTTACGACAATCATCTGTCGGGCGATACCACCGTTAATTGCGGATTCTGCCACCAGCAATTTGCCGGATTCGCCCATTCCGACCATGCCTTGAGCCATGGCGTAAAAGACCGGATCGGGACGCGCAACGTGCCGAGCTTGCAGAATATGGCGTGGTATCGCGAGTTTTTCTGGGATGGCAGCGTCACCAGTCTCGACGAACTGCCGATGGCTCCTATCGCCCGGCACGACGAGATGGACCTGCCGTTTGCGGATGCCCTGAAGCGGGTGCAGACGAGCGCCAAATACCCGCCCATGTTCAAAGCTGCTTTCGGTTCTGACACCGTCACGACGGCCCGGTTTCTGAAAGCCATTTCGCAGTTTGTGCTGACGCTGGTTTCGGCTGATTCGCGCTACGACAAATACGTTCGGAAGGAAGCCGGTGGCGACCTGACAGCCGACGAACTGGCGGGGCTGAACCTGTTCCAGCAGAACTGCGCGGGTTGCCACGCGACCGACCTGTTTACCGACCGCAGCTACCGAAACAATGGCCTGCCTGCCAACTCAATCAACGATCAGGGGCGGTACACGATTACGTTGCAGGAAAGCGACCGGCTGAAGTTTCGGGTGCCCAGTCTGCGCAACATCGAACGTACGTTTCCCTACATGCACGACGGCCGTTTCCTGACGCTGGAGCAGGTTATGAAGCACTACGCTAACGGGGGCGTAACGGATAGCCCCACCCTCGACCCGCTGTTGAAACAGAACGGCAAGCTGGGTATCGCCCTGACTGCCACGCAACAGACGCAGCTCATCGCGTTCCTTAAAACGCTGACCGACAATACGTTCCTGAGCAATCGGGCGTTCGCGGCTAACTAA
- a CDS encoding cation diffusion facilitator family transporter → MAHDHHHDHAGHSHGPVTLTNVNRALIIGAVLNTLYVVIEFSMGVYYNSVALMADAGHNLSDVAGLLLSLLAFRLAKVRNTPTFTYGYRKSTVLASLTNAVVLLVTVGAILWESVQRFREPEPVAGGPVAWVAGVGILVNTVSALLFFQNKDHDLNVKGAYLHLAADALVSLGVVIAGVVISYTGWTWIDPIIGLVVGVVILASTWQLLADSVRLSLDGVPSGIDLTGVMADIRAVPGVTDVHHVHVWAMSTTENALTAHLVLDPSLSPADEQTLKADVRHRLEHRNVGHATLETEPASIACGTTDCEPAPAHSHKH, encoded by the coding sequence ATGGCCCACGATCATCACCACGACCATGCCGGTCACAGCCACGGCCCCGTAACCCTGACCAACGTAAACCGCGCTCTGATTATCGGAGCGGTACTCAACACGCTGTACGTCGTCATCGAGTTCAGCATGGGCGTGTACTATAACTCCGTGGCGCTCATGGCCGATGCAGGCCACAACTTGAGCGACGTGGCCGGGTTGCTGCTGTCGCTGCTGGCGTTTCGGCTGGCGAAAGTGCGTAACACCCCCACGTTTACGTATGGGTACCGCAAAAGCACGGTGCTGGCGTCGCTGACCAATGCGGTAGTACTACTCGTTACGGTCGGGGCCATTCTGTGGGAAAGTGTACAACGGTTTCGGGAGCCGGAGCCGGTAGCGGGCGGGCCGGTAGCCTGGGTCGCCGGGGTGGGTATTCTGGTCAATACAGTTTCAGCGCTGCTCTTTTTTCAGAACAAAGACCACGATCTGAACGTGAAAGGAGCTTACCTGCACCTTGCCGCCGACGCGCTGGTGTCGCTGGGCGTGGTTATCGCGGGGGTTGTCATCAGCTACACCGGCTGGACGTGGATTGATCCCATCATCGGGCTGGTCGTCGGGGTGGTCATTCTGGCGTCGACCTGGCAACTGCTTGCTGACAGTGTGCGGCTCTCGCTCGATGGCGTGCCGAGCGGTATCGACCTGACCGGCGTTATGGCCGACATCCGGGCGGTGCCGGGCGTAACCGACGTTCACCATGTTCATGTCTGGGCCATGAGCACGACCGAGAATGCCCTGACCGCGCACCTCGTTCTCGACCCCAGCCTCTCCCCTGCCGACGAACAGACCCTGAAAGCCGACGTTCGCCACAGGCTCGAACACCGCAACGTCGGCCACGCAACACTGGAAACCGAGCCAGCTTCGATTGCCTGCGGCACAACCGATTGCGAGCCAGCTCCAGCTCATTCACACAAACATTGA
- a CDS encoding geranylgeranylglycerol-phosphate geranylgeranyltransferase, whose product MVARQPISFPAFVVGFLRLVRVQNLSIVVLTQFLARIFLVGPREDWRQLLLDPTIWLLSSSTVCIAAAGYIINDYFDVKIDLVNKPDRVVIGRYLRRRVAMGTHQLLNLIGCLIGLYLSKWVFLLDVFCVALLWLYSAKFKRQPIIGNIAVSLLTALSLIVLAVYYQQNAHMLLIYAVFSFGISLIREIIKDMQDIRGDARFGCRTLPIVWGLRRTKYLLYVLVASLILTMFLITDSLANLHLNLIFLILLVPIGWLLYQLVRADTRRDFGYLSNLCKLIMLMGVMSMAWA is encoded by the coding sequence ATGGTTGCGCGTCAGCCCATCTCGTTTCCTGCCTTCGTTGTCGGTTTTCTGCGGCTCGTCCGGGTGCAGAACCTATCGATCGTGGTTCTGACGCAGTTTCTGGCGCGTATTTTTCTGGTTGGCCCCCGCGAGGACTGGCGGCAGCTCCTCCTCGACCCGACTATCTGGCTGCTCTCCTCCTCAACGGTGTGCATTGCCGCTGCGGGCTACATCATCAACGATTATTTCGACGTCAAGATTGACCTGGTCAACAAGCCCGACCGCGTCGTGATCGGGCGGTATCTGCGTCGGCGGGTGGCGATGGGCACTCATCAGCTACTCAACCTGATCGGGTGCCTGATCGGCCTGTATCTGAGCAAGTGGGTCTTTCTGCTCGATGTGTTCTGCGTGGCGCTGCTGTGGCTGTATTCGGCAAAATTCAAGCGGCAGCCCATTATCGGCAACATAGCCGTATCGCTCCTGACGGCCCTGTCGCTGATCGTACTGGCGGTTTATTATCAGCAAAACGCACACATGCTGCTGATCTACGCGGTCTTTTCGTTCGGCATTTCGCTGATTCGGGAGATCATCAAGGATATGCAGGATATCCGGGGCGACGCGCGTTTCGGCTGCCGGACGCTGCCCATCGTGTGGGGCCTCCGCCGAACCAAATACCTGCTTTACGTGCTGGTTGCATCGCTTATCCTGACGATGTTTCTCATCACTGATTCGCTGGCCAACCTGCACCTCAACCTGATTTTCCTGATTTTACTCGTCCCCATCGGCTGGCTGCTTTACCAGCTCGTCCGGGCCGACACCCGCCGGGATTTTGGGTATCTGAGCAACCTCTGCAAGCTCATTATGCTAATGGGGGTTATGAGCATGGCCTGGGCGTAA
- the moeB gene encoding molybdopterin-synthase adenylyltransferase MoeB, which produces MEATTLVPAEKQRYQKHLNLPELGTAGQLRLKNARVLVVGAGGLGCPVLLYLTAAGVGTIGVIDPDVVDLSNLQRQVLYTTDEVGKPKVKTAVSHLNRLNPDLTFDTYTSALDTGNARTVIQEYDIVVDCTDNFKVRYLVNDVCVSLGKPFVYGAIHRFEGQVAILNADLGNGQRGPTYRCLFPEYPNDLEIPNCNDTGVLGVLPGVIGTYQANEVIKLITGIGQPLTQQLLMIDLLSMNQQKIRTRRRADAEELARQGLATGNRTPTTDVGPQKMSVQELADRLSKGDDIFLLDVRERPEYDLCHLDGATLIPVGMIPNNRKRIPTDRPVVVYCHHGMRSSNVVQYLYAQEGLTNLYNLDGGINAWARDIEPEMAVY; this is translated from the coding sequence ATGGAAGCGACTACCCTTGTCCCCGCCGAAAAACAGCGTTACCAGAAACACCTGAACCTGCCCGAACTTGGCACCGCTGGCCAGCTGCGGCTGAAAAATGCCCGCGTACTGGTCGTAGGAGCCGGTGGGCTGGGGTGTCCGGTATTGCTCTACCTGACGGCGGCTGGCGTTGGCACAATCGGCGTAATCGACCCCGACGTGGTGGACCTGAGCAACCTGCAACGGCAGGTGCTCTACACGACCGACGAGGTGGGCAAGCCGAAAGTAAAAACGGCCGTCTCGCACCTGAACCGGCTCAACCCCGACCTGACGTTCGACACCTACACGTCAGCCCTCGATACCGGCAACGCCCGGACGGTTATTCAGGAATACGACATCGTGGTCGACTGTACCGATAATTTTAAGGTGCGGTATCTGGTCAATGACGTGTGTGTGTCGCTGGGCAAGCCGTTTGTGTACGGAGCAATTCACCGTTTTGAGGGGCAGGTTGCCATTCTGAACGCCGACCTCGGCAATGGACAGCGGGGGCCTACCTATCGCTGTCTGTTTCCCGAATACCCCAACGACCTCGAAATCCCGAACTGCAACGACACCGGTGTACTGGGTGTGCTGCCGGGCGTCATCGGCACCTATCAGGCCAACGAAGTCATCAAGCTGATTACAGGCATCGGTCAGCCGCTGACACAGCAATTGCTGATGATCGATCTGCTGAGTATGAATCAGCAAAAAATCCGGACCAGGCGCCGGGCCGACGCAGAAGAACTGGCCCGGCAGGGGCTGGCTACCGGCAACCGAACCCCCACTACGGACGTTGGACCGCAGAAAATGTCGGTGCAGGAACTGGCCGACCGGCTCAGCAAAGGCGACGATATCTTCCTGCTCGACGTTCGCGAACGACCCGAATACGACCTGTGCCACCTCGACGGGGCCACACTGATTCCGGTGGGTATGATCCCCAACAATCGCAAACGCATCCCAACCGATCGGCCCGTCGTGGTTTATTGCCACCACGGTATGCGGTCGAGCAATGTGGTGCAGTACCTGTATGCGCAGGAAGGCTTAACGAACCTGTACAATCTCGACGGCGGTATCAACGCCTGGGCGCGGGATATCGAACCCGAGATGGCCGTATACTAG
- a CDS encoding lysylphosphatidylglycerol synthase transmembrane domain-containing protein, with protein MNIKNIIKYVLSLSIAGGLLWFTFQQSHIDAADLWRKIESADYRWVLVSAVLTIVAHWSRAERWRTLLEPVVPVVPSSLDATASVLTGYLANLALPRAGEVARCGTLYRLTGRTGTPVPVNVSFGTVVAERLFDLLMLVILLAMTFVLEFDRLSQFFTEFLGGKLPKGTSGTGVLLLAGVVVAGLGLLGWFLFTRYRTALGQHPLYQKVAAFLNGLLAGLMSVRKLRRPGAFVFHTLLIWTMYYLMSYTLFFALPATANLGPLAGLTILVVGTLGMAAPTPGGIGSFHLLVGQVALLYGLTSQDGQILATFIHGVSTLMIILLGVASILYVLTRQSRSMARTDDVLTDPNAIRLQK; from the coding sequence ATGAATATCAAGAACATCATTAAGTACGTCCTTTCGCTGAGCATTGCGGGCGGTCTGCTGTGGTTTACGTTCCAGCAAAGTCACATCGACGCGGCTGATCTATGGCGTAAAATCGAATCGGCCGATTACCGCTGGGTGCTGGTGTCGGCCGTGCTGACGATTGTGGCCCATTGGAGCCGGGCCGAACGCTGGCGTACGCTGCTGGAACCGGTTGTGCCCGTAGTGCCGTCATCGCTCGACGCAACGGCCAGCGTGCTGACGGGTTATCTGGCGAATCTGGCCCTGCCCCGCGCTGGTGAAGTTGCCCGCTGTGGCACGCTTTACCGCCTGACCGGCCGGACGGGTACGCCGGTGCCGGTAAACGTCAGCTTCGGGACGGTTGTGGCCGAACGCCTGTTCGACCTGCTGATGCTGGTGATCCTGCTGGCAATGACGTTTGTACTGGAGTTTGATCGGCTCAGCCAGTTTTTCACGGAATTTCTTGGCGGCAAACTCCCCAAAGGAACGAGCGGCACCGGCGTGCTGCTGCTGGCGGGTGTCGTGGTAGCCGGGCTGGGGCTGCTGGGCTGGTTTCTGTTTACCCGCTATCGTACGGCGCTGGGCCAACACCCGCTTTACCAGAAAGTAGCCGCTTTTCTGAACGGCCTGCTCGCCGGGCTGATGAGCGTGCGTAAACTCCGTCGGCCGGGGGCGTTTGTTTTCCATACGCTGCTCATCTGGACGATGTACTATCTGATGTCGTACACGCTGTTTTTCGCCCTACCAGCCACGGCCAATCTGGGTCCGCTGGCGGGTCTTACGATTCTGGTCGTCGGTACGCTGGGTATGGCGGCACCGACCCCCGGCGGTATCGGTTCGTTTCACCTGCTGGTTGGGCAGGTAGCCCTGCTCTACGGCCTGACCAGTCAGGACGGGCAGATTCTGGCGACGTTTATCCACGGCGTGTCGACCCTGATGATTATTCTGCTGGGCGTAGCCAGTATTTTGTACGTACTGACCCGCCAAAGCCGCAGCATGGCCCGCACCGACGATGTACTGACCGACCCCAATGCGATCCGGCTTCAGAAGTAG
- a CDS encoding aromatic alcohol reductase — translation MTILVAGATGNFGGRIVHALLERGATVRALVRAGTDQPKLDKLKDKGAEIVSVDMTDSGQLTVACNNVDCVVSALQGLHDVIVNTQSRLLDAAIAAGVPRFIPSDFSTDFTQLPGGENRNFDLRREFMEYIDSTSIRATSVMNGAFADLLSRDMPLLDFSKKQAGYWDDEHQKADFTTMDDVAAFTADAALDVGTPRILRIASFQISPAELAKAASEVTGHTFTLTNMGRLADLAAYNRRGRAADPDGENQLYPRWQQGQYMQSMFSVLNDPLDNSRYPDIQWTSVKDVLKKRV, via the coding sequence ATGACCATTCTGGTAGCAGGTGCCACGGGAAACTTCGGAGGGCGCATTGTACACGCACTGCTTGAGCGCGGAGCCACCGTTCGGGCGCTGGTCCGGGCGGGTACCGACCAACCTAAGCTGGATAAACTGAAAGACAAGGGGGCTGAAATCGTTTCCGTCGACATGACCGATTCCGGTCAGCTGACAGTGGCGTGTAATAACGTCGACTGCGTTGTCTCGGCGTTGCAGGGGCTGCACGATGTGATCGTCAATACGCAGTCGAGACTGCTCGATGCGGCAATTGCAGCAGGCGTTCCCCGGTTTATCCCGTCCGACTTCTCGACCGATTTCACGCAGCTGCCCGGTGGCGAAAACCGCAACTTCGACCTGCGCCGGGAATTTATGGAGTATATCGACTCAACGTCGATCAGGGCTACGTCGGTCATGAACGGTGCGTTCGCTGATCTACTCAGCCGCGATATGCCGTTGCTGGACTTTTCGAAAAAACAGGCGGGCTACTGGGACGATGAGCACCAAAAAGCCGACTTCACAACCATGGACGACGTCGCTGCGTTTACCGCCGATGCTGCGCTCGACGTCGGTACACCCCGGATTCTGCGCATCGCCAGTTTTCAGATCAGTCCCGCCGAGCTGGCAAAAGCCGCAAGTGAGGTAACGGGCCACACCTTTACCCTGACCAACATGGGTAGACTGGCCGATCTGGCGGCCTATAACCGGCGCGGACGGGCGGCTGACCCCGACGGCGAAAACCAGCTATACCCACGCTGGCAGCAAGGCCAGTACATGCAAAGCATGTTCAGCGTCCTGAACGACCCACTCGATAACAGCCGATACCCGGATATCCAGTGGACAAGCGTAAAGGATGTGTTGAAGAAGCGGGTGTAG